In the genome of Plasmodium yoelii strain 17X genome assembly, chromosome: 14, one region contains:
- a CDS encoding phosphoglycolate phosphatase, eukaryotic, producing MSLIVSEASQNNYLKDAQNSYNSFMKEWKIEKKVNVKDLYQNFEVFFFDCDGVLWRGDTVINGAIEVINKLISDNKQVYFITNNSTKSRETLLGKFHKLGFTCIKKENIICTSYAIAKYFHSKEEYKSRKKKIYVIGEKGICDELDALNLDWLGSYKDNDKKVIIKDEGEIQIDNNIGAVVVAIDFNINYYKIQYAQLCINVLDAEFIVSNKDPLANFTSKQQWAGTGSIVASIEQVSFKKPKVLGKPNLFMIEPILKNLNIDLSKVVMIGDRLDTDIFFAQNCKIKSILVSTGVTDANVFLNHNNLNIKPDYFMTSILEFL from the coding sequence atgtcATTAATCGTTTCTGAAGCTAGCCAaaacaattatttaaaagatGCCCAAAATAGCTATAACAGTTTTATGAAAGAATGgaaaatcgaaaaaaaagtaaatgtAAAAGACctttatcaaaattttgaagtttttttttttgattgtGATGGGGTTTTATGGAGAGGGGATACAGTTATTAATGGAGCAATAGAAGTAATTAACAAGCTAATTAGTGATAATAAACaagtttattttattacaaatAATTCTACTAAATCTAGAGAAACGTTATTAGGAAAGTTTCATAAATTAGGGTTTACTTGtattaaaaaggaaaatattatttgcACATCTTATGCAATTgctaaatattttcatagcaaagaagaatataaatctagaaaaaaaaaaatttatgtaattgGAGAAAAAGGGATATGTGATGAATTAGATGCTTTAAACCTTGATTGGTTAGGCAGTTATAaagataatgataaaaaagttattataAAAGATGAAGGTGAAATACAAatagataataatattggAGCTGTTGTTGTTGCAAttgattttaatattaattattataaaattcaaTATGCCCAACTTTGTATAAATGTATTAGATGCAGAATTTATTGTATCTAATAAAGATCCGCTTGCAAATTTTACATCAAAACAACAATGGGCTGGTACGGGATCAATTGTTGCTTCTATTGAACAAGTATCTTTTAAAAAACCTAAAGTATTAGGAAAACCAAACTTATTTATGATTGAACCCATATTAAAAAATCTTAACATTGATTTATCAAAAGTTGTTATGATAGGCGATAGATTAGATacagatatattttttgctcAAAACTGCAAAATAAAATCTATACTTGTTTCTACTGGAGTTACCGATGCGAATGTGTTTTtaaatcataataatttaaatattaaaccTGATTATTTTATGACGTCTATTTTGGAGTTTTTATAA
- a CDS encoding calmodulin, putative, whose protein sequence is MEYEGETFHLTEYQINKTIKAFKYLDKKKRGLLKFELLGKLLRCSGYNVSLQEIDKIKMILKDNKIKASNIETNEKKEDEIVINEDKEMIDNNMTNSQMKGTNENDESSNISKLLNNLKNYDNFMELEKQREELKRKEEEDKNLFSIKEFFRIIQIPNITNEIKPAGVLNAFEIFDEKGDGKISIKKLRFILQYLGEPLSNSEFDEFFEWLKTKEKVYKTDYIIYDDLLNELINKDTII, encoded by the exons atggaatatgAAGGAGAAACATTTCATTTGACAGAAtaccaaataaataaaacgaTAAAGGCTTTCAAAtatttagataaaaaaaaaagggggCTCTTGAAATTTGA ATTATTAGGGAAGTTGTTGAGATGTAGTGGATATAATGTGTCTTTACAAGAAATTGATAAGATAAAGATGATCttaaaagataataaaatcAAGGCAAGTAATATAGAAACAAATGAAAAGAAAGAAGATGAAATAGTAATAAATGAAGACAAAGAAATGATAGATAATAATATGACAAATAGCCAAATGAAAGGcacaaatgaaaatgatgaaagtAGTAACATATCTAAGCTAttaaacaatttaaaaaattatgacaaTTTTATGGAATTAGAAAAACAAAGAGAAGaattaaaaagaaaagaagaagaagacAAAAACTTATTTAGTATAAAAGAATTTTTTAGAATTATACAAATTCCAAATATAACCAATGAAATAAAACCAGCGGGGGTATTAAATGCTTTTGAAATATTTGATGAAAAAGGTGATGGAAAAATATCtatcaaaaaattaagaTTTATTCTTCAATATTTAGGAGAACCATTAAGTAATTCGGAGTTTGATGAGTTTTTTGAATGGCTTAAAACA aaAGAAAAGGTATATAAAACtgattatataatatatgacGATCTGCTGAATGAGCTAATAAACAAAGacacaattatataa
- a CDS encoding histone H2B variant, putative: MSGKGPAQKSQAAKKTAGKTLGPRHKRKRRTESFSLYIFKVLKQVHPETGVTKKSMNIMNSFINDIFDRLVTEATRLIRYNKKRTLSSREIQTAVRLLLPGELSKHAVSEGTKAVTKYTTSGA; this comes from the coding sequence atgtCAGGAAAAGGACCAGCACAAAAATCACAAGCTGCAAAGAAAACAGCAGGAAAAACCTTGGGCCCAAGGcacaaaagaaaaagaagaacaGAATCTTTTTcactttacatttttaaagtTTTAAAACAAGTCCATCCAGAAACAGGAGTAACGAAAAAAAGCATGAACATTATGAATTCATTTATCAATGATATTTTTGACAGATTAGTTACTGAAGCAACTAGATTAATTCGttacaataaaaaaagaacTTTGTCATCACGTGAAATTCAAACTGCAGTTAGATTACTTTTACCTGGTGAATTATCAAAACACGCTGTTTCAGAAGGTACCAAAGCTGTAACAAAATATACTACCAGTGgtgcataa
- a CDS encoding MAATS1 domain-containing protein, putative: protein MDTYNMGHSSKIRNENDENIIVDRNRKNKNYGNYGNYGKYRNKDNSDNYYKNKISNDKKEGIKSKVDEIKNKTELIVETEDDKYIATDEDSSNLSDDLDNELVEENENDSERRNELKELANICLENNLTINNENIQIIRKLKEKRRLEERLKKNEDIKDFEEKRQILEKIEYHEWADREKRIKELQEKKMKLLKKVIIQRDTEKADKIFYEVEKVIQNRDKNKDQIIENFEKEKAKDIRNQFIQKKNNLKTIFNKKTDIIDDMNDYTSNYNLELERNGIIPQKIDEPTSNKIDNLLNTNDINALTSTFNKSLDSMYKDKKYDKLSKYEKKKNKDVIDTFYRYLNKEDKQYICDDYSISDTNKTTKKMQYIKINFPSIDIKNIEEDTFEKNVLYLQNLLRGKAIKKLMDDGKRSCIDLIEELKTYAKIDQYSSHEKEAFEKENFEEIKIDAYLENMQGKYTSELLDSLSNELEKYEEERKIAILVKYAERERRLKECKEKGKRQAELLLREKEDYLFNEIMGLNNQTVDSYLEDILTKAINDSSKEEALIRTKKKSEQLNEIYNSLDNQDDEHNKFIVKDLVGNFIIPYVDKQRGAEFDLLEQKKNNYISNFATQHVFSKINEAF, encoded by the coding sequence atggatactTATAACATGGGCCACTCTTCAAAGATTAggaatgaaaatgatgaaaatataatagtagACAGGaatcgaaaaaataaaaattatggaaATTATGGAAATTATggaaaatatagaaataaagataatagtgataattattataaaaataaaatatctaatgataaaaaagaagGTATTAAATCGAAAGTGgatgaaattaaaaacaaGACAGAACTAATTGTAGAAACAGAagatgataaatatattgctACAGATGAGGATAGCAGCAATTTAAGTGATGATTTAGATAATGAACTAgttgaagaaaatgaaaatgatagcGAAAGAAGAAATGAACTAAAAGAATTAGCAAATATatgtttagaaaataatttgactataaataatgaaaatatccaaattattagaaaattaaaagaaaaaagaaggTTAGAAGAacgattaaaaaaaaatgaagatataaaAGACTTTGAAGAAAAAAGACAAATTTTAGAGAAAATCGAATATCACGAATGGGCTGATAGAGAAAAGCGAATAAAAGAATTAcaagagaaaaaaatgaaattattaaaaaaagttataattCAAAGAGATACAGAAAAAGcagataaaatattttatgaagTAGAAAAAGTAATACAAAACagagataaaaataaagatcaAATTATcgaaaattttgaaaaggAAAAGGCTAAAGATATTCGAAATCagtttatacaaaaaaaaaataatttaaaaacaatttttaataaaaaaacagaTATAATAGATGATATGAATGACTATACATCAAACTATAACTTAGAATTAGAAAGAAATGGAATTATCCCCCAAAAAATAGATGAACCAACTTCAAACAAAATcgataatttattaaataccAATGATATAAATGCCTTGACTAGCACATTTAATAAATCATTAGATTCTATGTATAAAGATAAGAAATATGATAAATTGTCAAAAtatgaaaagaaaaaaaacaaagatGTTATTGATAcattttatagatatttaaataaagaagacAAACAATATATTTGCGACGATTATTCAATAAGTGATACAAACaaaacaacaaaaaaaatgcaatatataaaaattaacttCCCATctatagatataaaaaatattgaagaagatacttttgaaaaaaatgtcttatatttacaaaatttattaaGAGGAAAAGCTATAAAAAAACTTATGGATGATGGAAAACGTTCTTGTATTGATTTAATTGAAGAATTAAAAACTTATGCAAAAATAGATCAATATAGTTCACATGAAAAAGAGGCTTTTGAGAAAGAAAATtttgaagaaataaaaattgatgCATATCTTGAAAATATGCAAGGAAAATATACATCAGAATTATTAGATTCCTTATCTAACGAattagaaaaatatgaagaagAAAGAAAAATTGCTATATTAGTTAAATATGCTGAAAGAGAAAGACGATTGAAAGAATGTaaagaaaaaggaaaaagaCAAGCCGAACTATTATTAAGAGAAAAAGAAGACTATTTATTTAACGAAATTATGGGATTAAATAATCAAACCGTTGATTCGTATCTAGAAGACATTCTAACTAAAGCTATAAATGATTCGTCAAAAGAAGAAGCATTAATTCGaaccaaaaaaaaatcagaACAATTAAATGAAATTTATAATTCATTGGACAATCAAGATGATGAACATAATAAATTCATTGTCAAAGATTTGGTAGGAAATTTCATTATTCCATATGTGGATAAACAAAGAGGTGCAGAATTCGATTTATtggaacaaaaaaaaaataattacataTCTAATTTTGCAACGCAACAcgttttttcaaaaattaatgaagcgttttaa
- a CDS encoding transcription elongation factor s-II, putative: protein MTETDNITKIKNVQERLKEHESKLECDNEGVKEIDDATIEVIKNDLILLKDVEINKDILKQTKIGVTVNKFTKINNESIKNISKELVDKWKNIAIKEKNSNRNSENIKKRKHSETENSNNNVNEKEPELKKKSTSCSLNNNNSTHINEDKENNGKNNTKSYAYNSNENRKINIVDIEEIQKWNYSGKYHHDVLRDKAKQFLFKAFIAGSHDNLLHIIDQNKLDNIIYNIENELFKIFIERKNSQKEYNMQLKSIKFNLSDKKNPNFNEKIYAEYISARTLATMNSQDMASDEKKNERQKCLQESLLACQSDWDVKNILLKKERKGEFQCFKCKGYDTVYQQLQTRSSDEPMTTFVTCLKCNNRWKF from the coding sequence ATGACTGAAACAGAtaatattacaaaaataaaaaatgtacaaGAACGATTGAAAGAGCACGAAAGCAAGCTCGAATGTGATAATGAAGGGGTTAAAGAAATAGATGATGCTACAATAGAAGTAATTAAAAACGATTTAATTTTGCTAAAGGATGtcgaaataaataaagatatattaaaacaaacaaaaattGGTGTAACAgttaataaatttacaaaaataaataatgaaagtataaaaaatatatcaaaggAACTTGTAGATAAATGGAAAAACATAgcaataaaagaaaaaaactcAAATAGAAATtcggaaaatataaaaaaacgaaaacaTAGTGAAACTGAGAATAGCAATAATAATGTTAATGAAAAAGAACCAgaattaaagaaaaaaagtaCATCATGCAGcttgaataataataattctacCCATATAAATGAAGACAAAGAAAacaatggaaaaaataatactaaatcttatgcatataatagtaacgaaaatagaaaaattaatatagtaGATATAGAAGAAATACAAAAATGGAATTACAGTGGAAAATATCATCATGATGTTCTTCGTGATAAAgcaaaacaatttttatttaaagcATTTATTGCAGGGTCTCATGATAACTTACTGCATATAATtgatcaaaataaattagataatattatatataatatagaaaatgaattatttaaaatatttattgaaagaaaaaattcACAGAAAGAGTAcaatatgcaattaaaatcaattaaatttaatttatctgataaaaaaaatccaaACTTTAACGAAAAAATATACGCAGAATATATTTCGGCTAGGACATTAGCAACTATGAATTCACAGGACATGGCTAgcgatgaaaaaaaaaatgaaagacaAAAATGTCTACAAGAAAGTTTATTAGCTTGCCAATCTGATTGGGATGTTAAAAACATTCTTttaaaaaaggaaagaaAAGGAGAATTTCAATGCTTTAAATGTAAAGGCTACGATACCGTATATCAACAATTGCAAACACGAAGCAGTGACGAACCGATGACTACCTTTGTAACATGCTTAAAATGTAATAATCGATGGAAATTTTGA